A region of Heteronotia binoei isolate CCM8104 ecotype False Entrance Well chromosome 2, APGP_CSIRO_Hbin_v1, whole genome shotgun sequence DNA encodes the following proteins:
- the LOC132567809 gene encoding mast cell protease 2-like translates to MALAPQSMCVAQPEASGTAALSRLCPHRPATLHSWIVGGHEASPHSRPYAAALKVHGHFNCGGFLVAPQWVMTAAHCNGDILVILGAHDLNAVEDTQEVIRVESAHEHPDYKIYYGTPYNDILLLKERGKLDREAKLNKYVQVVPLPQTEKDPPKDTECIVAGWGCIDDRLEGSTKLFMTHVILPGCRKCLQLLPELTNGMVCAGSSSKLCNVSNGDSGSALVCNGATHVPPSFYTRVSAYFPWIRKVMGRVLERQDPPA, encoded by the exons ATGGCACTTGCACCTCAGAGCATGTGCGTCGCCCAGCCGGAAGCGTCTGGAACTGCAGCCTTGAGCCGGCTCTGCCCACACAGACCAG CCACCTTACACAGTTGGATTGTTGGAGGGCACGAAGCCTCACCACATTCACGACCCTATGCAGCAGCTCTGAAAGTGCATGGACATTTTAACTGTGGTGGTTTCCTGGTGGCCCCTCAATGGGTGATGACTGCAGCTCACTGCAATGG AGACATCCTTGTCATTCTGGGAGCTCATGATCTGAATGCTGTAGAAGACACACAGGAGGTGATCAGGGTTGAAAGCGCTCATGAACATCCAGACTACAAGATTTATTATGGAACGCCATACAATGACATCCTTCTTCttaaggaaagaggaaag CTGGATCGTGAAGCCAAGCTTAACAAGTATGTTCAAGTAGTTCCTTTACCACAGACTGAAAAGGATCCCCCCAAAGACACAGAATGTATCGTGGCTGGCTGGGGATGCATTGATGACCGGTTGGAAGGCTCAACAAAGCTTTTTATGACCCACGTCATCCTCCCTGGCTGCAGGAAGTGCCTGCAGCTTCTCCCAGAACTCACCAATGGGATGGTGTGTGCAGGAAGCAGTTCCAAGCTCTGTAATGTCAGCAAT GGGGATTCTGGAAGTGCTCTGGTCTGCAATGGAGCTACACATGTGCCACCATCATTTTACACCCGTGTTTCTGCCTACTTTCCTTGGATCAGAAAGGTTATGGGAAGAGTCCTGGAAAGGCAAGACCCACCTGCCTAA
- the TMEM38A gene encoding trimeric intracellular cation channel type A, whose translation MEALGWLEVGELSAAFAHLPLFPAFDLAYFVVSLLYLKYEKGAVELSRQSPLASWVVAMLYCFGSYILADLLLGEAPIDYFSNNANVLLATAVWYLTFYCPLNLFYKCVAFLPVKLIFVAMKEVVRARKIAVGVHHAHHHYHQGWLIMVVIGFVKGSGVALMSNFEQLLRGVWKPETNELLHMTFPSKASLYGAVLFTLQQTHWLPLSKDSLVFFFTLFMITCKVFMTATHSHGSPFAPVEGALCPILFGSVPSGHDDHPHDHHHGGSHEPPSPPAPLLPAKTRDELNEGTRKRKAKKAE comes from the exons ATGGAGGCGCTGGGCTGGCTGGAGGTGGGTGAGCTGTCCGCCGCCTTCGCTCACCTGCCGCTCTTCCCGGCCTTCGACCTCGCCTACTTCGTCGTCTCTCTCCTCTACCTCAAGTACGAGAAAG GGGCCGTTGAGCTGTCCCGCCAGAGTCCATTGGCCTCATGGGTGGTGGCCATGCTCTACTGCTTTGGCAGCTACATCCTGGCTGACCTGCTCCTCGGAGAAGCCCCCATCGACTACTTCAGCAACAATGCCAACGTGCTTCTGGCCACGGCAGTCTG GTACCTGACTTTCTACTGTCCCCTGAACCTCTTCTACAAGTGTGTGGCCTTCCTTCCTGTGAAGCTGATCTTTGTTGCTATGAAGGAGGTTGTCCGAGCCCGCAAGATTGCTGTTGGCGTCCATCATGCCCACCATCACTACCACCAGGGCTGGCTTATCATGGTAGTCATTGGGTTTGTCAAAG gttCTGGAGTTGCCTTGATGTCAAATTTTGAGCAGCTGCTGCGTGGAGTCTGGAAGCCAGAAACGAATGAGCTTCTCCACATGACGTT CCCATCCAAAGCCAGTCTGTATGGAGCCGTGCTCTTCACCCTGCAGCAGACACACTGGCTGCCCCTCTCCAAAGACAGcctcgtcttcttcttcaccctCTTCATGATCACTTGCAAG GTGTTCATGACGGCGACTCATTCTCACGGTTCACCCTTTGCACCCGTGGAAGGGGCGCTGTGCCCGATCCTCTTTGGCTCTGTGCCCTCTGGCCACGACGATCACCCTCATGACCACCACCACGGAGGCTCCCATGAACcgccctctccccccgcccccctgctgCCAGCCAAAACACGGGATGAGCTGAACGAAGGCACGCGGAAGCGGAAAGCCAAGAAGGCGGAATGA